GCGCCACCTGCATAGTGATGGTTGAGCCACCGCCTTGAATTTCGCCGGTGCTAGCGAGTTGCACCACAGCCCTAGCGATACCTCGGTAGTCTACGCCACTGTGTTCAAAGAATCGGTCGTCTTCAGCTGCGAGGAAGGCATTTACCACTACTTCTGGGATGTCTTCTGCTAGGATAGGGATACGTTTCTGCTCGCCAAAGACCCCAATCAGTTTATTATCTCGTGAATAAACCATGAGTGGTGTTTGCATCTGAATATCGTTGAGCTCTTGCAACGGTGGCAGTTTTGGGCTCAGATAGAGGTATATGCCAGCTGCTGCCATGATGCCACCACCTAAAACGGCGGTGACAGACCAGAGAATAAAACGTATAAAAGCGGGTAGCTGCATAGTAAAAGTCGATAATCCAAAAGTAGTTACAAGTTGCCTAGTGCAGTTTAACACTGGGACTCGGGAATAAAAATATACTTACCAATCCGTAGCGTAAAGGCGAGTACTTTCGCAGTATATCGTGCTTTTGTGGCCGAGCTGACGAACGTATCACATTTGCGCCGCGAATTTTGTGTAAGATAACATGACTGAATAACATTTCTTCGTTAGGAATCGAAATAATGAGTTTAAAGGGGCTGTTTGCAAAACCCCAACGTCGCCTTCTAGGCCTCGATATCAGCTCAACGGCAGTGAAGTTGCTGGAGCTGAGTAAGTCGGGAGACAAGTACCGAATAGAAGCCTATGGCGTTCTCGGTATGCCAGAGGGTGCTGTTGTTGATCGCACCATCAAGGACCCTGATGCAGTATCTAGCGTCATTCGTAAGTTGGTTTCAAGAACGGGAACCAAGTTAAAAGGGGCTGCCGTTGCGGTGACGGGATCTTCAGTGATCATCAAGCGACTACAAATGCCAGCAGGGCTTTCTGAGGCGGAGTTAGCGACCCGTATCATTATGGACGCTGAGCAATATATCACCTTCCCTATCGAAGAGGTCTCACTAGATTTTGAAGTGCTGGGGCCTTCGCAAACCGAAGGTCAGCTGGACATACTTCTTGTTGCTTGTCGCTCCGAGAATGTAGATATGCTAACTGAAGTGGTTTCAGCGGCGGGTTTGGTGCCAGAAGTCGTTGATGTAGAGGTCTTCGCGCTGACCCGAGCGTTTAGTTTTGTGGCGCCGCAACTCGAGGCCGATAAAGACTCGGCAATCGCGCTGTTTGATATTGGTGCTACCGCAACTAATATTACGGTTATTCAGGGTGGCGGCACTGGCGTACCTCGGGAGGTGAACTTCGGTGGTCACCTTCTCACAGATCAGATTATGCAGCGCTATGGTCTCTCACTCGAGGAAGCTGGGCAGGCGAAACGTTTAGGCGGTTTGCCTGATGACTATCAGTCAGAGGTTCTTGCGCCATGGATTGAAGATGCCGTAGATCAGCTGCAAAGTAACTTGCGGAACTATGTTTCTGCGGCGTCAATTAGTGAGGTTGATTACGTTGTCTTGGCGGGTGGTGGCGCAGCTATCCCTGGCTTAGCGGAGGCTTTTGAAGCCCGAACAGGAATTCAGAGTTTTGTTGCCGACCCCTTCGCTCGGGTGAATTTTGCCAAGCGGATTAACAAACGTGCGCTCCAGTCAGATGCTCAGGCAATGACCGTAGCAACAGGTTTAGCGATGTGGAGTTTTATTGATGGCAAACATTAACCTACTCCCGTGGCGTGATAAACGCCGCGAGCTAAAGAAGAAAGAGTTTATCCAGGTTTGCTTCCTTGTTCTTGTTGCCGTGGTGGGTGTGCTCTTCGCTGTGTCTCAGTGGTATTCAGCGGCGCAGGACAACCAGGCGCAGCGCAATGCGCTATTGGACAATGAAATTAGGCAGTTGCGTTTGCAGGTCAATGAAATTAGGTCATTGCGAGAACAAAAGCAGGAAATGATTGACCGCATGACGGTCATTCAAAGCCTCCAGGGTGATCGACCAATGATTGTTCATCTATTTGACCAATTGGCGAGAACCTTGCCGCAGGGTGTTTTCTACAACACGGTTAAGCGTGAGGGTAATCGGATTCAAATCGTTGGTATCGCTGAGTCAAGTGCTCGTATCTCAGCTCTGATAAGACGCCTTGAGGCTTCAGAGTGGTTTGCCGATCCGCGTCCAACAGAGATTAAGGCAGCGCCCCAATACGGTGAGTTCGCCAGTCAGTTCAGTCTAGTAGTCCAGATTACTAAGCCGAAGCAAGATGAAGAGGAGGATAGCTAAATGTCATTACAGGAATCGCTATCCAAGCTAAACGAGATTGATATCAATGATCTCGATTTTGAGAATATTGGTACGTGGTCAATTGGTGGACGAATCGTCGTTTGGGTTCTGCTTGCGGTGATCATCGCCGGTGCTGGCTACTGGTTTGTTATTCAGCCGCAGATTGATGAGCTTGAACGCGCTCAAAGCCAGGAGGTTGAAAAGCGACGTCAGTTTGAGTCGATGGCCGCCCAAGCTTCAAGTATCGATGTGTATCGAGCCCAGCTCGTTGAGATTGAGCAGTCGTTCTCTGCGCTGTTATCTCAGCTTCCATCCGAAACCGAAGTGCCAGGCCTTTTGGATGATATTTCCGAGTCCGGAATTAACAGTGGCCTATCCTTCAAAAATATTCAGTTACGCCCTGAGCAAGTGCGCGAATACTATGTAGAGCTACCCATTCAGATCACGGTTTCCGGTGGCTACCACGATATGGGTACCTTCGTAAGTGGCGTAGCGGGGTTGTCGCGAATTGTGACACTTCACAACTTCGATATCAGCGGCAGTAACCCTGATGATCTAAAAATGGAAATTACCGCCAGCACCTACCGTTACAAGGGAGGTGACGAATAATGAAGAAGTCACTCCTCAGCAGTTTGGCGTTAGTGATCGCTCTGAGCGGCTGTGCTGCCGATCAGTCTGACCTTCAAGGGTATGTGAATCAAGTCAAAGCCCGGCCAGCCGGTCGCGTTGAACCGCTTCCTGAGTTCGCGCCCTACGAGACTTTTGTTTACGCAGCATCGGGGCGACGCGCACCATTCGAGCCGCCTGTTTCAGCAGAACAGATGTTGGCGCAGCGCGCGGCACAAGTCAGTGAAATTCAACCTCCGGTTGATCACACGCCGCAACCACTTGAATTATATGCCATCTCAGATTTACGAATGATTGGCTACGTTGACCATCAGGGTTCGCGCTGGGCAACACTTCAGGATGGGTCGGGCTCGGTTCATCGCATTGGGGTGGGTAGCTATATTGGTAAGAACTATGGTCGCATCACCAAAATAACGTCAACACATATTGAATTACTCGAAATTGTTCCCAACGGTCCACGCTCATGGATTGAGCGGCCCCGCACCATTCAAATGGTCGGGTTGGAACAATTGGGCAGCAACTAAAAAGAGAGACTAGAGATGATCCGTCAAACTAAAATTGCATTGACTATGCTGGCAAGCGCGCTGACTTCAGCACCGCTGCTAGCAACGGAATTGACGAATGTTGAATTCAACACCTTGCCCGGCGAGCAGCTAGAAGCGGTACTCACGTTTGATACCGCTGCACCTTCTGCCTCCGGTTACCTTATGGAGTCTCCCGCTCGGATTATTGTTGATCTGCCCGATACGGACAACGGCGTTGATCAACGCCGTTTCAACCTATCGGGCGATGTAGCAACTAGCGCCATGCTGCTGTCTACCGACGAAAAAACCCGTTTAGTTTTCAACCTTAGCGGAGCGGGCCAGTATGAAATGCTGACGCGCGGTAATAAGGTGTCAGTGATCATTGAGAAACCCATTGCCACCGCCAGCTCAGGGGGAATGACACAACAATTTGCTAGCGCTTCAACGTCCAATAATCAGCTTGATGGTTTCGATTTCCGACGCGGTGATCGCGGTGAGGGTAACGTCATTCTGGACTTGGGTAGCTCAAGTGCTAACGTAAACGTCGAGTCTCGCGGTAGCGACATTGTTGCCACAATTCCAAACTACACCGTGCCGGCAAGACTACTAAATCGAATGGACGTTGTGGATTTTGCCACACCGGTAAGCCTCGTCTCATTTGAGCAGCGTGGCCGAGATGCAGTGGTGACAATTAGCACCTCTGATGATTTCGATATGTCAGCCTACCAAGCGAATGATGAGTTTGTGGTGAGCGTAGCGCCGTTGACACGTGAACAACGTGCAGAGCGCGAAGCCGAATTCGCCTACCAGGGCGAGACCTTAAGCTTTAACTTCCAAAATATTGAGATCCGCTCACTACTGCAGATTATTGCTGATATTACTCAGCTTAACCTGGTAGCGAGTGATAGCGTTCAAGGTGATATCACGCTACGCCTAGTTAATGTTCCATGGGATCAAGCGCTTGACTTAGTACTGAAAACTAAAGGTCTAGATAAGCGACTCATTGGTAACGTTTTGATGGTTGCGCCAGCGGCAGAAATCGCTGAGCGAGAGCGAGTAGAACTTCAGAATAGTATCGATCTTGAGCAGCTAGCACCGCTCTACACTGAGCACTTTGAGGTGAATTACGCGGATGCAGCGGAAATTAACGCCTTGTTCCAGCAGATGAATGAAGAGACTGCCTCTGGTCTCCTTAGCGGTCGCGGTAGTGTCATTGTAGATGAGCGCACTAACTCAATCATTATGAGTGACACTCAGGCTAAATTAATGGAGTTTCGCGAGCTACTGCATAAGCTAGATATTCCGGTTCGTCAGGTATCTATCGAAGCACGAATCGTGCTGGCTAGCACGGGCTTCAGTCGTGATCTTGGTGTTCGTTGGGGTTATGACTACGCACGTGACGTAGGCGGTGGTGATATCGGTATTGGCACAGGTACCGTAGATGGCGTGGTAGATATCGTTAACGGCGACCCTCTCAGCTACGGTGATGCACCAGGCGGCCTCGTGGTTGATTTGGCCGCTACACCATCCGCAGGTACGGCTTCTTCTTTTGCTGTGGGTCTGCTCTCTTCGGGTGGAAACTTCCTGACTCTCGAGCTTTCGGCGCTGGAAGCCGAAGGTCGTGGTGAGGTGATCTCGCAGCCAAAAGTGATTGCGGGTAACCAGCAAACCGCAGTAATTCAATCGGGTTCGGAGATTCCCTACCAGCAGGCAACGTCAAGTGGTGCAACGGCTGTTCAGTTCAAGGAAGCGACCTTGAAGTTGGAAGTGACGCCGCAGATTACGCCTGACAACCGAATCATTATGCAGTTAGTCATTAACAAAGACTCGATTGGTGAAGTGGTCGCGGGCGTACCAACCATTGATGTCACTCAGTTGGAGACTCAGGTCATTGCAGATAATGGACAAACCATTGTTTTAGGTGGCATTTTTGAGCAAGCTGTGGTCGAATCGGAAGCGAAGACACCAATTCTTGGTGATCTACCGCTAATCGGGCATCTGTTCAAGCAAACGAGCCGTCAGAATGATAAGCAAGAAACGCTTATCTTCATTACGCCACGTATTCTGGAGACGCCCCTAGAAAGCTAATAGGGTAGGAATGAAGTCTCGTCAGAATATATTTCTAATTGGGCCAATGGGAGTAGGAAAGACTACCATTGGCCGATTACTTGCCGATCGCTTAGGTCGGCATTTTTATGACACCGACCGAGTCGTTGAAGAGCGAACAGGTGCCGATATTCCTTGGATTTTTGACGTTGAGGGCGAGGCTGGATTTCGTCGGAGAGAGCAGGCCGTCTGTGCGGAATTGGCGCAGGAACAGGCGCTGGTTATCGCGACGGGTGGCGGTATTGTCATCAACGAAGAAAATAGAAAGGCAATCCGTCGCGACGGAATTGTTATCTTCCTCTCGGCAACGGTCGACCAACTCGTAGATCGCACCGCTAAAGACACCCGACGTCCACTGCTACAGAACGATAATCCAAGAAACGTCATTGCTGAAATTTTCGAAACTCGTCTTCCCCTCTACCAAGAACTTGCAGATATTACGGTTGCGACCGATAGGTCAGCGCCACGCCTTTTGGTGAACGATATTCTGCGCCAGCTGGATCAACATAATGAAAACGCTTAATGTCGACCTCGATGAACGTAGTTACCCAATCTACATAGGCTCAGATCTGTTATCGCAGCGAGTCTTGTTCGATGCACATATTCGCGCTAAACAAGTTTGTATAGTTACCAATGAAACCTTGGCCGATAGCTATGCGAAGCAGGTTGCCGCAACTTTAAGTGATTACCAACTAACTACAGTGGTGCTGCCTGACGGTGAAGCTTTTAAGACGTTGGATACGCTGCAGCGAATCTTCGATCAACTCCTTGAGCAAAGGCATAATCGAACCACTACGCTAATTGCTATTGGTGGCGGCGTAGTGGGCGATATGACGGGCTTCGCCGCTGCGTGTTATCAGCGTGGCGTTGATTTCATTCAGGTTCCTACCACCTTGTTATCGCAGGTTGACTCGTCGGTTGGCGGCAAAACCGGCGTTAATCATCCGGCGGGGAAGAATATGATTGGGGCTTTTTACCAGCCTCAGGCAGTCGCCATCGATCTGACGGTGCTCACCACGCTGCCCGCGCGCGAATTGTCAGCGGGTCTCGCTGAGGTCATCAAATACGGTCTAATCTGGGATCATGAATTCTTTGAGTGGCTAGAAGAAAATATGGAGGCGCTACGACAGTGCAATCTGACGCTAATGGAATACGCTATCCAGCAATCTTGTGCGATTAAAGCGCAAGTGGTAGCTGCGGATGAGCGTGAAGGCGGCCTGCGGGCTATCTTGAATCTAGGGCATACCTTTGGACACGCGATTGAAACTCACCAGGGCTACGGCGCTTGGCTTCATGGGGAGGCCGTAGGCACGGGTATGGTTGTGGCAGCAGAACTCTCTGCCGTGCGTGGTTACATCAGCAGCACCTTTGTTGCGCGAATTCGAAAGTTGATGGCGGCCGCAGGCCTACCGATTCATATCCCTTCAGCAATGACAAATGAAGAGTTTCTGCAGCTAATGGCTGTAGATAAAAAGGTATTAGACGGCCGTCTACGCCTAATACTCAACGTTGATCACGGCAAAAGTGCCATTTTTGACGATATTACCGAAGAATCTGTTAAAGTAGCGCTTGATCGTTGCCGAAAGGAAATTTGATTCGGTACGCGCCCGAGAGCATACGCCCGTGAAAACGGGCCT
This DNA window, taken from Umboniibacter marinipuniceus, encodes the following:
- the pilM gene encoding type IV pilus assembly protein PilM; the protein is MSLKGLFAKPQRRLLGLDISSTAVKLLELSKSGDKYRIEAYGVLGMPEGAVVDRTIKDPDAVSSVIRKLVSRTGTKLKGAAVAVTGSSVIIKRLQMPAGLSEAELATRIIMDAEQYITFPIEEVSLDFEVLGPSQTEGQLDILLVACRSENVDMLTEVVSAAGLVPEVVDVEVFALTRAFSFVAPQLEADKDSAIALFDIGATATNITVIQGGGTGVPREVNFGGHLLTDQIMQRYGLSLEEAGQAKRLGGLPDDYQSEVLAPWIEDAVDQLQSNLRNYVSAASISEVDYVVLAGGGAAIPGLAEAFEARTGIQSFVADPFARVNFAKRINKRALQSDAQAMTVATGLAMWSFIDGKH
- a CDS encoding PilN domain-containing protein — protein: MANINLLPWRDKRRELKKKEFIQVCFLVLVAVVGVLFAVSQWYSAAQDNQAQRNALLDNEIRQLRLQVNEIRSLREQKQEMIDRMTVIQSLQGDRPMIVHLFDQLARTLPQGVFYNTVKREGNRIQIVGIAESSARISALIRRLEASEWFADPRPTEIKAAPQYGEFASQFSLVVQITKPKQDEEEDS
- a CDS encoding type 4a pilus biogenesis protein PilO, yielding MSLQESLSKLNEIDINDLDFENIGTWSIGGRIVVWVLLAVIIAGAGYWFVIQPQIDELERAQSQEVEKRRQFESMAAQASSIDVYRAQLVEIEQSFSALLSQLPSETEVPGLLDDISESGINSGLSFKNIQLRPEQVREYYVELPIQITVSGGYHDMGTFVSGVAGLSRIVTLHNFDISGSNPDDLKMEITASTYRYKGGDE
- a CDS encoding pilus assembly protein PilP, whose protein sequence is MKKSLLSSLALVIALSGCAADQSDLQGYVNQVKARPAGRVEPLPEFAPYETFVYAASGRRAPFEPPVSAEQMLAQRAAQVSEIQPPVDHTPQPLELYAISDLRMIGYVDHQGSRWATLQDGSGSVHRIGVGSYIGKNYGRITKITSTHIELLEIVPNGPRSWIERPRTIQMVGLEQLGSN
- a CDS encoding type IV pilus secretin PilQ, translating into MIRQTKIALTMLASALTSAPLLATELTNVEFNTLPGEQLEAVLTFDTAAPSASGYLMESPARIIVDLPDTDNGVDQRRFNLSGDVATSAMLLSTDEKTRLVFNLSGAGQYEMLTRGNKVSVIIEKPIATASSGGMTQQFASASTSNNQLDGFDFRRGDRGEGNVILDLGSSSANVNVESRGSDIVATIPNYTVPARLLNRMDVVDFATPVSLVSFEQRGRDAVVTISTSDDFDMSAYQANDEFVVSVAPLTREQRAEREAEFAYQGETLSFNFQNIEIRSLLQIIADITQLNLVASDSVQGDITLRLVNVPWDQALDLVLKTKGLDKRLIGNVLMVAPAAEIAERERVELQNSIDLEQLAPLYTEHFEVNYADAAEINALFQQMNEETASGLLSGRGSVIVDERTNSIIMSDTQAKLMEFRELLHKLDIPVRQVSIEARIVLASTGFSRDLGVRWGYDYARDVGGGDIGIGTGTVDGVVDIVNGDPLSYGDAPGGLVVDLAATPSAGTASSFAVGLLSSGGNFLTLELSALEAEGRGEVISQPKVIAGNQQTAVIQSGSEIPYQQATSSGATAVQFKEATLKLEVTPQITPDNRIIMQLVINKDSIGEVVAGVPTIDVTQLETQVIADNGQTIVLGGIFEQAVVESEAKTPILGDLPLIGHLFKQTSRQNDKQETLIFITPRILETPLES
- the aroK gene encoding shikimate kinase AroK, whose amino-acid sequence is MKSRQNIFLIGPMGVGKTTIGRLLADRLGRHFYDTDRVVEERTGADIPWIFDVEGEAGFRRREQAVCAELAQEQALVIATGGGIVINEENRKAIRRDGIVIFLSATVDQLVDRTAKDTRRPLLQNDNPRNVIAEIFETRLPLYQELADITVATDRSAPRLLVNDILRQLDQHNENA
- the aroB gene encoding 3-dehydroquinate synthase; protein product: MKTLNVDLDERSYPIYIGSDLLSQRVLFDAHIRAKQVCIVTNETLADSYAKQVAATLSDYQLTTVVLPDGEAFKTLDTLQRIFDQLLEQRHNRTTTLIAIGGGVVGDMTGFAAACYQRGVDFIQVPTTLLSQVDSSVGGKTGVNHPAGKNMIGAFYQPQAVAIDLTVLTTLPARELSAGLAEVIKYGLIWDHEFFEWLEENMEALRQCNLTLMEYAIQQSCAIKAQVVAADEREGGLRAILNLGHTFGHAIETHQGYGAWLHGEAVGTGMVVAAELSAVRGYISSTFVARIRKLMAAAGLPIHIPSAMTNEEFLQLMAVDKKVLDGRLRLILNVDHGKSAIFDDITEESVKVALDRCRKEI